The nucleotide sequence ATCTTCATATTTATTTTTTATTGAAAAATACTGCTGCATCATTGGAGTCAATTTTTTAGCCAAATTTGGCACCTCCGAATTATTATTTTATATAAATCATAATGTTATTCTCAACATAATATTATATCATAGCTACACTTAAAAATAAAATATAATAGAATTAAAAAAGACCACAGGATTTAAATCCTGTGGTCTTTAGCTAAGTAATTATTTTATTGCTTAATTAGCAACAACCGCTATTACATTCTTCTGCTGCATCTTCTCCTTCAATATGAGAAGATAATACTTTGTTTACACTCTCCATTACTTGACCGAATTGCTTTTGTGCGCTCATGAATTCTTTAAAGCTATCATTTTCCTGTAGCTTAGCTTGAATTCCTTGTAATTCCTGTTGCTGGTCTTGAGAAACCTGTTGACCATTCATTTGTGCCATCTGTAACTGTTTTTGCTTAGCTTGATATTCATCTAATAATGCTTTAGCATCATCGTCTGCATACATTGCTTCCTCAGCTTTCTTAAATTCACCATATTCAGATGACTCTACAATTGCCTCTCCCAATGTTTCTGCTTTTTCAATAATAGACATAATTTTAGTCCTCCTCTAAGTTTTATTACATATTAACCTTTCTTGAAAAAAGATTAATACCCTTTGATATTTGGAGATTATTTAACCAAATCACCAAATAATGTCCAACTTGTTGCCTTATTTATCTTAACACTTATTAACTCTCCTGTCAAACCAGAGTCTGAATTAAAGATAACTATCTTGTTTGTTCGCGTCCTTCCCATCTGTTTATCTTCATCTTT is from Selenihalanaerobacter shriftii and encodes:
- a CDS encoding YlbF family regulator, whose amino-acid sequence is MSIIEKAETLGEAIVESSEYGEFKKAEEAMYADDDAKALLDEYQAKQKQLQMAQMNGQQVSQDQQQELQGIQAKLQENDSFKEFMSAQKQFGQVMESVNKVLSSHIEGEDAAEECNSGCC